A stretch of the Capsicum annuum cultivar UCD-10X-F1 chromosome 8, UCD10Xv1.1, whole genome shotgun sequence genome encodes the following:
- the LOC107845700 gene encoding methionine aminopeptidase 1A: protein MTGGSEVVEATLSCAKCSKPAHLQCPKCVELKLPREGAAFCTQDCFKASWSSHKSVHLKAKLSSLATETPSEQNAASPSDGWLYCLRKGQARTPKIPHFDWTGMLRPYPISRKRVVPVHIDQPDWANDGIPKIEPNSDLQHVVEIKTPELIERMREACRIGREVLDAAARIIKPGVTTDEIDAVVHEATVAAGGYPSPLNYHFFPKSCCTSVNEVICHGIPDARKLEDGDIINVDVTVYYKGVHGDLNETFFVGNVDEASQRLVQCTYECLEKAIASVKPGVRFREIGEVINRHATMSGLSVVKSYCGHGIGELFHCAPNIPHYSRNKAVGVMKAGQTFTIEPMINAGVWRDRMWPDGWTAVTADGKRSAQFEHTLLVTETGVEVLTARLPTSPKVFPWLSS, encoded by the exons ATGACAGGAGGATCAGAAGTGGTTGAAGCTACTTTATCTTGTGCTAAATGTAGCAAGCCTGCTCATCTTCA GTGTCCTAAGTGTGTGGAGTTGAAGCTTCCTCGTGAAGGAGCTGCTTTCTG CACACAGGATTGTTTCAAGGCATCTTGGAGTTCTCACAAGTCTGTCCACTTGAAGGCAAAATTATCTTCTCTGGCTACTGAAACTCCATCAGAACAAAATGCAGCCTCACCTAGTGATGGTTGGCTATATTGCTTGAGGAAAGGACAGGCTCGAACACCGAAAATTCCGCATTTTGACTGGACTGG GATGCTAAGGCCCTATCCAATATCAAGAAAGCGTGTTGTACCTGTTCACATTGATCAACCTGATTGGGCAAATGAT GGTATTCCAAAAATTGAACCCAATAGTGATTTGCAGCATGTTGTTGAG ATCAAAACTCCGGAGCTGATTGAGAGAATGAGAGAAGCTTGCCGA ATAGGAAGGGAAGTTTTGGATGCAGCTGCTCGTATTATTAAACCTGGTGTGACTACTGATGAAATTGATGCAGTGGTTCATGAGGCCACGGTTGCTGCTG GTGGATATCCATCTCCcttaaattatcatttttttcccAAGTCATGCTGCAC GTCAGTCAATGAAGTGATCTGCCATGGGATTCCTGATGCAAG gaaattgGAGGATGGTGATATTATAAATGTTGATGTTACTGTATATTACAAAGGGGTTCATG GTGATCTGAATGAGACCTTCTTTGTGGGTAATGTTGATGAAGCATCTCAACGGTTAGTCCAGTGTACATATGAGTGTTTGGAGAAAGCAATAGCAAGTG TTAAGCCTGGGGTACGGTTTCGGGAAATTGGAGAGGTCATCAATCGACATGCTACTATGTCTGGATTATCTGTg GTGAAATCATATTGTGGTCATGGCATTGGAGAGCTTTTCCACTGTGCACCAAATATTCCGCATTATTCAA GAAATAAAGCAGTTGGTGTGATGAAAGCTGGCCAAACTTTTACAATTGAACCTATGATTAATGCTG GTGTTTGGCGTGATCGTATGTGGCCTGATGGATGGACTGCTGTGACAGCAGATGGAAAACGAAGTGCTCAGTTTGAACACACTCTCCTG GTCACAGAGACTGGAGTTGAAGTACTCACAGCACGCCTGCCGACATCTCCCAAGGTGTTCCCTTGGTTGAGTTCTTGA